The genomic stretch CACTGTCATCACCTTGAGCTGAGAACAGCCCCACCTCCACCCAGAGGGGCTCCAGGGAACAGGAAGTCTATTTCTGTAGTAGTAAACCAAATACAGGGAGTACTTCCTGTCTGACATTCCTGGCCTGGGCTGAGTTCCTGCTCCACTCCAACCCCAGtcacttaaaggcccagtgcagtcatgAATGTAATTTTCCTGTTTTATATACActtttccacactatgaggttggaataatactgtgaaattgtgaaaattatgataatgcatttttagtgtaagagctgtttgaaaagaccgcctgaaatatCAGGCCGTTTTGGTGCGATGGGTTTTTTGTcagcctggtgacatcaccaggtggtaaattagttattataaaccgggtggtttgagcgctcaatgctgattggctgacagccatggtatatcagaccgtataccatgggtatgacaaaacatttatttttactaccttattgcttaaatagaccAATAAAAGAGTTTCAAACCTTTTTGCCActaccagacagtcctagctaaattcttgcttgaaaaATAGCTCttcgctaagaagctattttagtTTATTTTTGGCCATTTCAATTGAAAAAAAATCACAGTAACTTAATTGATACCAAGACATTATTTGATAGAAATGAGATACAAACTGCTGCATTGGGCCTTAAATAATTACAGTGcagtcagaaagtattcagaccccttgactttttccacatttttttacgctatagccttattttaaaattgattaaatcgttttttcccctcaatctacacacaataacccataatgacaaaacaagcaaaaactgctttttataaatttttgcaaatgtattaaaagtacaaaactgaaatatcacatttacataagtattcagaccctttacttagtactttgttgaagcacctttggcagcgattacagcctcgagtcttcttgggtatgacgttacaagcttggcatatatttggggagtttctcccattcttctctgcagatcctctcaagctctgtcaagttggatggggagcgtcgctgcacagctattttcaggtctctccagagatgttggctcgggttcaagtccgggatctggctgggccactcaaggtcattcagagacttgtcccgaagccactcctgctgtgtgcttagggtcattgtcctgttggaaggtaaacttcgccccagtctgaggtcctgagcaggttgtcaaggatctccctgtactttcctccgttcatctttccctcaatcctgactagtctcccagtccctgccgctgaaaaacacccccacagcatgatgctgccaccaccatgcttcaccatagggatggtggcaggtttcctccagacgtgacgcttggcattcaggccaaagagttcaatcttggtttcatcagaccagagaatcttgtttctcatggtctgagagtctttaggtgccttttggcaaactccaaacgggatgtcatgtgccttttactgaggagtggcttccgtctggccactttaccataaaggcctgattggtggagtgctgcaaagatggttgtccttctggaaggttcctatctccacagaggaactctggagctccttcagtgaccatcgggttcttggtcacctccctgaccaaggcccttctcccccgattgctcagtttggccaggtggccagctctgggaagtcttggtggttccaaaacatcttccatttaataatgatggaggccactgtgttcttggggaccttcaatgctgcagaaattttttggtacccttccacagatctgcgcctcgacacaatcctgtctcggatctctacggacaattctttcgacctcatggcttggtttttgctccaacatgcactgtcaactgtgggatcttatatagacaggtgtgtgcctttccaaatcatgtccaatcaattgaaatgaccacagttggactccaatcaatttgtagaaacctctcaaggatgatcaatggaaacaggatgcacctgagctcaattgagtaaaaaaacaaactaaaaaaactgtcattttgtcattatggagtattgtatgtagattgatgagtatttgtatttatttaatccattttagaataagactaatgtaacaaaatgtgcaaaaagtcaaATGGTCTGAATAGTTCCGAATGCACGGTAACTGTCATAAACACAGCCAATGGCTAGCTCTTTCATATTGTAATATTGCCATCACTATATTAATGGCGAAAGATTGGTCATTGAGGTCACACTGCATTGTGTGTCAGCTTTAAGACTGAGGACAATAAAGGCTATATTTGAGCCCATGGGGATTTGAACTCAATGGTCATATTTTCCATATAAAAAtgtacagaaaaaatatatacagttgaagtcggaagtttacatacacttaggttggagtcattaaaactagtttttcaaccactccacacatttcttgttaacaaactatagttttggctagtcggttaggacatctactttgtgcatgacaagtcatttttccaacaattgtttacagacagattatttcatttataattcactgtatcacaattccagtgggtcagaagtttacatacactaaattgactgtgcctttaaacagcttggaaaattccagaaaatgatgtcatggctttagaagcttctgataggctaattgacatcatgagtcaattggaggtgtacctgtggatgtatttcaaggcctaccttcaaactcagtgcctctttgcttgacatcatggaaaaatgaaaagaaatcagccaagacctcagaaaaaaaattgtatacctccacaagtctggttcatccttgggagcaatttccaaacgcctgaaagtaccacgttcatctgtacaaacaatagcaggcaagtataaacaccacgggaccacgcagcagtcataccgctcaggaaggagacacgttctgtctcctagagatgaacgtactttggtgcgaaaagtgcaaataaatcccagagcagagcaacagcaaaggaccttgtgaagatgctggaggaaacaggtacaaaaagtatctatatccacagtaaaacaagtcctatattgacataacctgaaaggccgctcagcaaggaagaagccactgctccaaaaccgccataaaaaagccagactacggtttgcaactgcacatggggacaaagatcgtactttttggagaaatgtcctatggtctgatgaaacaaaaatagaactgtttggccataataaccatcgttatgtttggaggaaaaagggggtggcttgcaagccgaagaacaccatcccaaccgtgaagcacgggggtggcagcatcatgctgtgggggtgctttgctgcaggagggattggtgcacttcacaaaatagatatcatcatgaggaaggaaaatgatgtggatttattgaagcaacatctcaagacatcagtcaggaagttaaagcttggtcgcaaatgggtcttccaaatggacaatgaccccaagcatacttccaaagttgtggcaaaatggcttaaggacaacaaagtcaaggtattggagtggccatcacaaaaggtgtatgtaaacttccgacttcaactgtatatttgacAAGAAAATGCCACGCAAACTGCAGGGACTCAAACATTCATCAGATAATGTACACTAATAGCCATTTTATTATTTACTTGTAGTACCTTCAATCAATCAAGTGCATATAAGAATGTTGACAGATAGCTGATAACATCCACATACAAAAAGAGAATGACAGATTGACAGTAAATACatcaggggaggggaggagggggggtaggTTAACTACAGAGTCTTCAGACAGCAGCTACATTCCTCATGTCCCTTTAGGGTCCTACTAGGATTTATCTTCGTCAGATGAGGCAAATATTATACGGAACATCTCCTTCAGCTAAACATCATTCTATACTCTCCTTTGCCTTGCCTGGGTAGCTACCATCTTTGTGGTCTGGCCCCTGTTGTGTTTTGCACAACACAGCACTAGATTTTGAATGAAGGAACACAAAGAATGTAACTAATGAATGGTCAGTATTTTCAACCTCATAGCAGATACCTCAGTTTGTCAAGTACAATACTATAACTCAACTTGCACTGCAATTCTACTTGAATCACTAAATTAATGAGTTTTTAGAATAGGTAGGTTTTTCGTTTTTTTAGGTAGACTATATTATTTCTGAGAGACATATTTCTACACTTTAGAGGGTATTACAGCAATGCTGTAGTACTGAAATAATTTTGTCCAGTAGACATGTCGGTCTTTGTAGGCTTATCAGAATTACAACTACACTATTGGACTAATCATCCGTTTAGTGTTAGGGCTCTTCTGCACTAGCTTTGATACTTATTCAGTTGTGTTTCTAGATTATATGGATTTATTCAATTATCCACATCAAGTTCAGTTAAATAGTATATAATGCTTATAGGCCACAAGATGGAGCTCTATTTCAAAGAGCTATTCAAAGTGACAAATCCAAGGTAAGGCAAAAATATCACCACATATAAAAGAACCTCCCAATGGTAATCATAAGAATTCATAAAGAGATTCTATATATATATGACAAGAAAATGCCACGCAAACTGCAGGGACTCAAAACAAATTAATCAGATAGTGTAcactattattgttattatttactTGTAGTACCTTCATCAATCAAGTGCATATAAGAATGTTGACAGATAGCTGATAACATCCACATACAAAAAGAGAATGACAGTAAATAGGTAGGTTAACTACAGAGTCTACAGACAGCAGCTACATTCATCATGTCCCTTTAGGGTCCTACTAGGACACTAATATtaccgagagcgagagagatgaagagagatagaTAGCATTATATAATAGTGCGTTACAAACTGCTCTCCCTTATGTTCCCACTGCTGGCCTGAGTGTTAGGCTGTGCTCCAGCATGGTTCAGGGCTTGGCGAGTCCAGGTATGCAGGTCCAGGAGAACCTGGTTCAGCTTCTCCATCCAGTCCCCTCGATCCTCCCGCGTATCTGCTGCGAACCAGCACCTGAAGAACAGAGAGATCATGGAACAGAGATTGGGTTCAACACTTAATGAGAATACTGAAATGTAATGTAAGATCTATGAAGCTAGACCACCGTCTAGGAGATACACAGACAGGCTTACTTTAGCAGTATCCATCATCCACAAAACATTCCTATTGAAGACATTCATGACCACCTGTTGTCAAGGAAATGTAATTTGCTTGTATCATAGGTGAGTAAAGTTGTTACTTTACAGTTCATACTAGACAACTATAAAAATATTATCATCTTACTTGGCCAGAGCGCTCTGGTCATCCTGTTGTGCAGTCTGGATGCCGCTGACCAGTTCAAAAGTATAAGGGCGAGCACAGGAGTCCCTCTTCACTGGCTTCACACTCTGACTAGAAGAACTAGACAGAGAGATGCTGCCTTCTGCTACCTGTAAGCATAACAGACAGGGAATGTTTTTAGAGTTCAATGACCTTAAGAAATATCAAGTCAGGGTGTAACTTGGTTTACGAGAAATAGAACCAAGAGCTCCATTCCATAGTCATCTCTGTCAATTCAATGCCCACCTTGCTGCCCCTGTCATTGGGGTGGTTCCAATAGGACATGTGGTTTCCCTCCAGGACAAAGAAGCGTCGATGCCAAGCTCCAAATTCATTCACCACCTCAAACATGGTCTGAATGGAAGGAGAAGGGAGAAAGAAGGGGTGGGCGGAGGATGAAACACAGTAAAGAAAGTATATAGGACAGGAAAAGGACAGAGATCCCAATGACTTGGGTTGAAACAAAACAGTAACTCACAAGGAAGCCCTGGTGCTGGACGTTAGAGTGGCTATCGCTGTCCAGTCGCAGGTAGATGTTTCCCTCTAGTGGAGATAGGAAGGGTACCTgcacagagaggagggggaactATCATGACATGGATGCCAGGGTTGTGCTGCTTGTAATAGTTCATCTAGCTAGGGAGGTAAACAAAACATGCAGTAGAAAGCAATATGCAATGATAGAGCAAAATACAGTCATTTGAACATACATTTATTTCTACACATTTTCATCTACCTATAGAGTACGCCATCACTGATATTGAAGCCAGTGTAGTTAAAACTAATTATTGGTTCTTGATACCAGTTTTGCTGGCCACATACTCAGAGGCATGAAATAAGTCAAATGGAGAAGCAAAGAGAAAAGGTGGCGTAAAAGTGAGTGGGAAACGTGAGTGAGAGAGCTAAACCTTTTCCTGAAACTCATCTCCCAGGAGTCTCCTGATTTTGCCTTCAAACTTCATCTGTGCACAagtggagagagacacaccacagtgaGGGGTAAAGGTTACATCACTAGTGACCTCACCCAGACTCTGGAAAACTTTAcaccaaaaacaaacaaaagtaaTGTGAGAAAATGACGACCATCCGATCTGTATATCGCAACTGAAAGAATTACGGGTGGAAAAATCTGAAATGTGACATGATATAGATTGAACCAAATGGTAACCCACATCCTCAAGTGACAGAGTGAAACAAGCTGGCAATCAGGTGGTTCAAAATCAAAAGGATGCAAGATAAAACCATGGAATggagtgacaaaaaaaataaaaaaacatacatGCCCACATCTTCCCACACTGCAGGTACAGTAAAAATATCTGATACACAATCATCCAGGCTGGAGCACTGCAGcaggtgtgactgtgtgtgcAGCCAGGTGAGGTGAGCCTACCTTGTCCAGGGGGAACTTGCTCTGGCCCAGGGAGGCCAGGGAGATCTTGTGAGAACCAACCAGAGAGAAATGGCTGGTGCGCCGGGTGTTCAGGGCCGGCATGATAGAAGCTGTGGGCGGTTGATTCGATCCAATCAAAAACTGCCACCATTCAGGATTAATGTTATCTTCAGATAATATGCAACCAGGACAATAATACTTACATGTCACACTGTGGTTGGATCTCTGTTGAAAAGCAACGAGAAAAAGTTCAGATGAGAAACGTGTAACAGTTAAGGAAAAGGGGTTGCTGCCTATCCATCTCTCTGTTACACATGAAATGCCTGTGTGCCTTACTGCACTCTTAAATATATGTCTTCTCTGATATCTGAGATCAATACAGTGTCCTAACATATACATTATTCCATTTAAAAGGTTCATAcaaatacatacagtgagtgGGACATTTCAAGTACTAGGCAGATAAGAAAGCCGATCACTCACCTTGATGGTGCTTAGAAGCTTCCTTGGGGTGACCTTAAAGAAGAACAAGTAAGATCAAAAATGAGCTTTTGTGCAGAACACTCACATGTATACTTCATTGTAATTCATAGAACACTGGACAGCATTTCTTAGTCAGAAGATTGGCTCACTCACCCTTGACCTGGAGGAGCTGCGGAGATCCACATTGCAGATGTTCCCTGAGGTGTGGGACTGAGTAATAGAAGAGTTTGTAAATAATACATACAAATTGTTAACACATTTCTCATCATTGACCCCCTATTGTAAAGATATTTACTAATACATCTGTTTTCGGTGAGACATACAGTAATATGTTCCATCTCACCAGGCTGTAGACCTCCACATCAATCTCAAAGTTAGAGCGAATGTCCTGCCTGAAGGGACATAGTACAGAATCAGTAAGTCACAGAAAGACTTGGACAGACGAGGGGTGACAGCCATTTCAGCAGTAACACAGTAGACATTACATAAGCATCTCCTTCAAGGCACGGACAGACCAGTAGGATTGCCGGCCGAGAGTACTTGGCACCTCTGAACAGTGCCGGACGTAATTTGCAACCTGATTCTACATGTAGAAATGGCGGGTGGTCCCTATAACACACGCGCCGACAGCAAGCGAATGGCGAACAAACAGCCCCCTACTGTATAGACCGACAATCGAGTTTTCACCTTCACTCCTAATGAACTAACTTCCTCCATATGTGGAACCAGTGGCGGGACTCACAGGGTGATGGAGGTGGGGAAGGAGATGGTGTCTCCATTCTGGGCGTCCGCTGCAGTGGCCAATGGGGTCGCAACAATGTTGCAGTGTCCATAGCGAATCAGGACAAAGAAATAATGAGTGGGGCGAcctttagggaggagagaaatatTCAGGAGAGTTGTTCTTTAATCATCTGGTATGGTTTCAAATGTGTCTTGAGCTGACCATCAATTGTACTATACTGTTTTGTGCATTTTAACCTAAATGAGCAGGCAAGCAACTAATCTCTGCAGCTGGCAGCAGAAGAGTAAATGATTCCAAATAAAATATGCAAAATAAACTTCACACTATAAAGGTGACAACATGCATAGCCTCTCGGATGGTAGGTACCTGTTCGTGTGCGGGCTGAGCAGATAAACTCCACCTTGAGAGGGAGCTGGACACTGTTGATGTGGAGTGTGCCCCTGCAGGGCTTCTGGGACATTCTGGAGTCCCCCTCACCATCACCCCCCTCTAGCTCCTCTGAGACTGagctccccctctccctcagccTGGTCACCTCAGCCAGCAGGGCTGCCCGCTTCTCACCTGACACAGAGTGTGACAGAGGGGACACAGTCAGATGATAATACAATGGAGACAAATCAAGAGGTTCATCATACACTCCAGAACAGAAGGATATGGCAGGGAAAGGAGAGGAATAACCATAGGACAGGGATAGAGATGAGTTTGTGTAGAAACTAACTCCGCAGACGGGAAAACTGGAATCATGGCGCTAGAAGGGGGATATGACCACTGGAGACTCACAGGAGACAAGCAGTAGTTTCTCAGCCTCTGCCTCCTCCAGGGAACCCCTGCCGTGGTCCTCGTCAGTGCAGCAGCTCAGGGCCTGCAACGTCTGATTGATGACCGTCTGCAGCTTGGCAGCCTCCTCATTCAGAACCTGACCAATCACAGGAGGACAGGATATTCATGCCACCCAGCCATACTCATTTAAATACTCTTTCTTTACACAGTGTCAGAGGCATAGTTATGTTATCCATGTGGTACATTTGTCAATGCCTTCACATAAAGGAATGTTTTGGATGATATGCTCCATGACACAGAAGACACACACTAGACTCAACCGCTCCAAGTCGTACTACAGACCATGATCCTGTCCTTGGTGTTGACAGCGTGCTGGGGGCGGGACTTCTCAGCGGCACGCCTTTGCACCCCTGGGGTTACACTCTGAATGGCTGGCTTGGTGCTCCGTCTCTGGGTACGGTAGGCATCGAtgctgtcaatcaatcaatcacaaaaCACTTTGGAGTCATCAATTACAGGTATAAATCACAAGCCAATCATATCTTTCTAAAGATTTTTATAGTCAATTAATTTTTCCAATTTCACTCGTTAACCAACCGACCCTGACCCCCgggtgcacgtttagttttttgccttagcaccacacagctgattcaaataaccaactcatcatcaacctttgatttgaatcaggtgtgtagtgctaaggcaaaaaccaaaacgtgaacCCAGCAGGGaccccaggacagagtttgggaaaccctggtgtaGAGGACATGATGACTCACCTGTAGAGAGGGGAACTgtcggcagggggagtggtcagcTCTTCAGGACTCAGAGATGGAAggttggctggctgactggctgcaaGTCTCTGCGGGGATATCAAACACTTAAATGTCCATTTGGATGTGTAAAACATTCAAAACTTTGAAACCGCAGGGTAACACTTTCAGAATCACATTGAAGAAGGTGACCATGGcgccctctgtctgtctgcagagCCTTACCATAGGGGTGACCACAGCTTCCACAGActtgctgagaggagagaggatgcagcTGGGTGGGAGGGTCAGCAGCTCATCTGCACTGGAGTCCAGTTCCCTGGTCTCTTCCAGGTCTTCACCCTCCTCAGCTTTCGCCTTGTCCAACTCGGTGTCCGTTTTCTCCTTTCTGCACATCACTGTGGCTATGCCACTGTCGTGATCCTCAgtgccctcctcctcttccatccttCCCTGGGCAGCAGCCTCCACCACATCCTCAAACATCAGGTCAATCGTCTCAGCAGTGTTGGTTTCATCTGGAGAGCTCAGCTCAGCCTCTGTGGATAAATCCCCATATGCAGTAAGTTAACATTCAGGCAAACTATTGCTCTAGTATGTCTGTGACCTGGTTTTCCCAACTTGTAACAAATATTTCAAATGGCTCATCATTTGGCTGTtcatagtgtaaaaaaaaaaattaaaatgataAGGGTGTGAGGTGGTGGCAGTGACCCATTGAACCCATTGTTTAGAATGGTGCGCACTGCAGACAGTAAGATATTACCAATATATTTATAACCCAGGTGTGTAAGCGACTGCatgtatagtgccttcagaaagtattcacaccccttgactttttccacactgtgttgtgttacagcctgaatttaaaatggtttaattgagattgtgtgtcactggcatacacacaataccccataatgtcaaagtggaattttgtttttcTAAATTCTTACGAATTAATacatttaaagctgaaatgtctcgagTCAATTGGTACTCAACCccttttatggcaagcctaaaaatTTGCTAAACCAGTCACATAAGTagcatggactcactatgtgcgATAGTttttacctcatctctgtaccccccacacacacacacacaactacagtgccttcggaaagtattcagaccccttgacatttcccaattttttttaacgttacagccttattctaaaattgattaaatagtttccccccaatctacacacaatacccctatagtgacaaagcaaaaacagatttagaaatgtttgctaaacagaaatatcacatttacgtaagtattcagaccctttacttagtactttgttgaagtacctttggcagcaattacagcctcaagtcttcttggatatgacgctacaagcttggcacacctgtatttggggagtttctcccatttttctttgcagatcctctcaagctctgtcaggttggatgtggagcgttgctgcacagctattttcaggtctctccagagatgttcgatcgggttcaagtccgggctctggctgggccactcaaggacattcagagacttgtcccgaagccactcctgcgttgtcctgttggaaggtgaaccgtcgccccagtctgaggtcctgagcaccctggagcaggttttcatcaaggacctctgtactttcctccgttcatctttgcctcgatcctgactagtctcccagtccctgccgctgaaaaacacccccacagcatgatgctgccacccccatgcttcaccgtaaggatggtgccaggtttcctccagacgtgacgcttggcattcaggccaaagagttcaatcttggtttcatcagaccagagaatcttgtttctcatggtctgagagactttaggttccttttggcaaactccaagcgggctgtcatgtgccttttactgaggagtggcttccatctggccactctaccataaaggcctgattggtggagtgctgcagagatggttgtccttctggaaggttctcccatctcctcagaggaactctagagctctgtcagagtgaccattgggttcttcgtcacctcctttaccaaggcccttctcccccgattgctcagtttggctgggcagccagctctaggaagagtcttggtggttccaaacttcttccatttaagaatgatggaggccactgtgttcttggggaccttcaatgctgctgagattttttggtaccattccccagatctgtgcctcgacacaatcctgtcgtctcggagctctacagacaattccttcgacctcatggcttggtttttgctctgacatgcactgtcaactgtgggaccttatatagacaggtgtgtgcctttccaaatcatgtccagtcaattgaattttccacatgtggactccaatcaagttgtagaaacatctcaaggatgatcaatggaaacaggatgtaccggagcgcaattttgagtctcatagcaaagtgtctgaatacttatgtaaataaggtatttctattttgtatttttaatagatttgcaataatttctaaaaaactgtttttgctttgtcattgttacggatacaggtatcctgtgtttttgtgtgtttctactctttctgccctaatcacaggtgtcctgtatgttcctgattggtggtcgttgaggtgtctgctgattggaccaatcagtgaacattcctgtgaatagcaccacctgttactcgtttgttgaatcacacagcccattgtataaaaccagacttgtgtttgttgcaagagagagagactttttgccatatgtgagtatggacacggtggtgtcctgtgtgttgtgtacgcactaagttgttggttaccctattggtaacattattagaaaatatttctttacctgagtgtggatactgttgtatcctgtgtacttatttaattgctgagtaccctgtttagtagttttgtgtgttgtttgggaaaaaggggggtttaagctagttgcccttgggcgtacattacccgtaggaagaaatctgtctataaacaccagttagacctgagcggaccacccactgtatttttgtatgactagcagtagcctagcggttcttcaggcaggctagatcagtttagggggttttacattattgtttcatttcttgggtcctgctcagcccctttttcccaaacctttaccgtgtgtttagtaataaacactttgtgtttgacggtagttcatggtagttgtgtcttatttgttctcactattccatgccacacttataatttacatgaatttatgttacgggtctcatgtccatccaccctagatgtttagagccacggggttcgtaacagtcattatggggtattgtgtgtagactgctgAGGATTCTACATAAAAATgaacttttagaataaggctgtaacattaaaaaatgtggaaaaagtcaaggggtctgaatactttccgaaggcaccatCTGTAAGGTccgtcagtcgagcagtgaatttcaaacacagattcaaccaaaaagaccagggaggttttccaatgccttgcaaagaagggcacctatttgtagatgggtaaaataagaaaagcagacattgaatatccctttgagcatggttaagttattaattacactttggattgtgtatcaatacacccaggcactacaaagatacaggcgtccttcctaactcagttggcggagaggaaggaaaccgctaagagatttcaccatgaggccaatggtgactaaaacagttacagagtttaatggctgtgataggagaaaactgaggatggatcaataacattgtagttactccacaatactaacctaattgacggaGTGAAcagaaggaagactgtacagaataa from Coregonus clupeaformis isolate EN_2021a chromosome 29, ASM2061545v1, whole genome shotgun sequence encodes the following:
- the LOC121576719 gene encoding anillin-like isoform X4, translated to MDREHRRWLSTDLKRPRDPLSNTEDNVPSSSEVNDVQKRRRLKLLGEENVSPDKKSSSRDRLRCAELEVKPDTPALCSVRSRVQQLTQRREGGPLLAQRCLSDPGSGVPSIIIQDGFKEHHLIGEAEFSSRVERFKAPTTPPASPLPGNRCPRTLSNAVTNLQLKLEDSNTPSSKQASRIRQEREEELCLLRAQPIAENVFLKRSFSDSSLAEADLNVTGDEPLWVKDGSFTETSVTAKIHGVAPPIQDTAPSDREQEDSELLRDEEQTCELQSEARELKKVTFTLEPEMISDSALCELDSSSSWRRASMSEAELSSPDETNTAETIDLMFEDVVEAAAQGRMEEEEGTEDHDSGIATVMCRKEKTDTELDKAKAEEGEDLEETRELDSSADELLTLPPSCILSPLSKSVEAVVTPMRLAASQPANLPSLSPEELTTPPADSSPLYSIDAYRTQRRSTKPAIQSVTPGVQRRAAEKSRPQHAVNTKDRIMVLNEEAAKLQTVINQTLQALSCCTDEDHGRGSLEEAEAEKLLLVSCEKRAALLAEVTRLRERGSSVSEELEGGDGEGDSRMSQKPCRGTLHINSVQLPLKVEFICSARTRTGRPTHYFFVLIRYGHCNIVATPLATAADAQNGDTISFPTSITLQDIRSNFEIDVEVYSLSHTSGNICNVDLRSSSRSRVTPRKLLSTIKRSNHSVTSSIMPALNTRRTSHFSLVGSHKISLASLGQSKFPLDKMKFEGKIRRLLGDEFQEKVPFLSPLEGNIYLRLDSDSHSNVQHQGFLTMFEVVNEFGAWHRRFFVLEGNHMSYWNHPNDRGSKVAEGSISLSSSSSQSVKPVKRDSCARPYTFELVSGIQTAQQDDQSALAKCWFAADTREDRGDWMEKLNQVLLDLHTWTRQALNHAGAQPNTQASSGNIRESSL
- the LOC121576719 gene encoding anillin-like isoform X5, translated to MDREHRRWLSTDLKRPRDPLSNTEDNVPSSSEVNDVQKRRRLKLLGEENVSPDKKSSSRDRLRCAELEVKPDTPALCSVRSRVQQLTQRREGGPLLAQRCLSDPGSGVPSIIIQDGFKEHHLIGEAEFSSRVERFKAPTTPPASPLPGNRCPRTLSNAVTNLQLKLEDSNTPSSKQASRIRQEREEELCLLRAQPIAENVFLKRSFSDSSLAERVTPPVSSSPRMMVGRSRRLQWPPFQPWNADLNVTGDEPLWVKDGSFTETSVTAKIHGVAPPIQDTEAELSSPDETNTAETIDLMFEDVVEAAAQGRMEEEEGTEDHDSGIATVMCRKEKTDTELDKAKAEEGEDLEETRELDSSADELLTLPPSCILSPLSKSVEAVVTPMRLAASQPANLPSLSPEELTTPPADSSPLYSIDAYRTQRRSTKPAIQSVTPGVQRRAAEKSRPQHAVNTKDRIMVLNEEAAKLQTVINQTLQALSCCTDEDHGRGSLEEAEAEKLLLVSCEKRAALLAEVTRLRERGSSVSEELEGGDGEGDSRMSQKPCRGTLHINSVQLPLKVEFICSARTRTGRPTHYFFVLIRYGHCNIVATPLATAADAQNGDTISFPTSITLQDIRSNFEIDVEVYSLSHTSGNICNVDLRSSSRSRVTPRKLLSTIKRSNHSVTSSIMPALNTRRTSHFSLVGSHKISLASLGQSKFPLDKMKFEGKIRRLLGDEFQEKVPFLSPLEGNIYLRLDSDSHSNVQHQGFLTMFEVVNEFGAWHRRFFVLEGNHMSYWNHPNDRGSKVAEGSISLSSSSSQSVKPVKRDSCARPYTFELVSGIQTAQQDDQSALAKCWFAADTREDRGDWMEKLNQVLLDLHTWTRQALNHAGAQPNTQASSGNIRESSL